GTGCGGAGCGGGGCCGGCACGGTGTACGTCGGTGGCGACCACCGCGACACCAGCTCGATCCAGGGCGCGCTGGTCTCGGGGCGCCGCACCGCCGAGGCGGTGCTGGCCGACCGGGGCTGAGCTGCCGGGCGGAGTCGCCGAGCGGAGTCGCCGGGCGGAGTCGCCAGGCGGGGTTAGCGGGCGGCGGATCCGCGGGCCGCGGCGTCCCGGGCGATCGCGCGGGCGCGGCGTCGGCAGTAGGCGATGCCGAACAGCCCCAGCCCGAAGCCGGCCGCGCAGGTCCACAGCCACCACACGCGGCCGGTGTCCTCCAGCCAGTCGTAGGACGGCAGCAGCCCCAGCCCCGCTCCCAGGAACATCAGGGCGCCGAAGGCGACGGTCCGCACCCCGGTGACGTCGAGCGGCTCGACGTCGGCGACCAGGTAGGTGCGGTTGCCGATCTCGTGGACCTCGAGCACCGGCGGACCGCTCTCGGGGGCGGCGTCGGGCGGGGGGGAGTCCACGGGTCAGAACTTAGCCCAGCGGTGACGGCACCGACACATCGCTCTGGCAGCATGTGCCGCGGCACGGGCTGGACCGTGCCCGCCAACCCGTCCCGTCCCGTCCCGTCACCGCCTCAGGGGGCTCCTCCGGTGGACCAGTTCTTCAAGATCAGTGCGCGCGGATCCACCGTGGGCCAGGAGGTGCGCGGCGGCGTCGTCACCTTCTTCACGATGGCCTACATCATCGTGCTGAACCCGCTCATCATCGGCACCCAGACCGACGGCGCCGGGAAGTTCCTCGGTGGCGGCGACGCCCCGAACATCCCGCTGGTGGCGCTGGGCACGGCCGTCGTCGCCGGCCTCATGACCATCCTCATGGGGGTGGTGGCGCGCTACCCGCTGGCGCTGGCCACGGGGCTCGGGCTCAACGCCTTCGTCACCTTCTCGATCGCCAAGGCCTACACCTGGACCGAGGCCATGACGTTCGTCTTCCTCGAGGGCGTCATCATCCTGGTGCTGGTGCTCACCGGCTTCCGGGTCGCGGTCTTCAAGGCGGTGCCGACCTCGCTCAAGACCGCGATCAGCGTCGGGATCGGCCTCTTCATCGCCCTCATCGGCCTGGTCGACGCCGGGTTCGTGCGTCGTACGGCGGTGGGGCCGGTGCCCGTGGAGCTCGGCGTCGGCGGCGTGCTCGACGGCTGGCCGACCCTGGTCTTCGTGGTCGGCCTCGTGCTGGTCGTGGCGCTGCACGTGCGTCAGGTGAAGGGGGCCATCCTCATCGCGATCGCGGCCACCACCGCGCTGGCCATCGCGATCGAGAGCGCCTTCGACATCGGCCCGTCCTTCGTCAGTCCCGAGGAGACGAACCCGAAGGGCTGGCAGCTCAACGTGCCCTCGGTGCCCGGCGACGTGGCGAACGTGCCCGGACTGTCGGACCTGAAGGACCTCTGGGGCCTGGCGATCTTCGACGACATCGGGGGCCTGGGCGACGCGCTCGGCTCCTACGACGCCGCGGCGTTCATCGGCATCGCGCTGCTGATCTTCACCCTGCTGCTGGCCGACTTCTTCGACACCATGGGCACGATGACGGCCATCGGCGCCGAGGCCGGCCTGCTCGACGAGCAGGGCACCCCGCCGCGGGCGCAGCAGATCCTCATCGTGGACTCCATCGCCGCTGCGGCCGGTGGCGCCGCCGGGGTCTCCTCGAACACGTCCTACATCGAGTCAGCCACCGGGGTCGGCGAGGGCGCACGCACCGGTCTGGCCTCGGTGGTGACCGGAGTGATGTTCCTGCTCGCGACCGTGTTCACCCCGCTCGTGGCGGTGATCCCCTACGAGGCGGCCACGCCCGCGCTGGTGCTGGTCGGCTTCCTGATGATGACCCAGGTCCGCCACATCGACTGGGACGACGTCGAGGTCGCGCTGCCCGCGTTCCTCACGATCGTGCTCATGCCGTTCACCTACAACATCACCGTCGGCATCGGGGCAGGCTTCATCGCCTACGTCCTGATCAAGGTGGTGCGCGGCAAGGTGGGCCAGGTCCACGCCCTCATGTGGGTGGTCTCGGCGCTGTTCGTCGTCTACTTCGCCATCGAGCCGTTGCGGCAGGCCCTGGGCGTGAGCTGAGGGAGGAGCGCGCCCCCGCGCTCCAGCTCGTCCACCCAGGACCTGCCACTCCGTGTCAGCCGATCGCCTCCCCCGTGAGATCGTCCAGCAGGCGCAGCACGTGATCGCTGCGCTGCTGGACCATCGTCGTCAGCTGACGGAGGACCTCGGGAGTTAGGCCCTCCAGTCCCTCGCTCATCTCGGCCGCGGCGGCCTTGATGACAGCTGCGGAGTTCCGCAGGTCATGGATGAGCTCTTCGTGTTGTTTACCCATGGTGATACCCCTATCCCCACAGACAGGATGGCCCTCTACCACCCGATCCATCCAGGTTTGTGGGGATATGTAACCGAACGGCCAGCGGTCTAGTCCGGCAGGGTGGTCAGGCGGGCACCGTCGTCGTCCGGGTGGACCGCGCGGCCGTGTGGGGGATCGCCTCGAGGGTCGCGTCGAGGTCCGTGCGCAGCGTGGTGGCGGCGTCGACGACGTAGTTCTGCCGGACCCGCCACACCCCGGAGTCGCCCTGGCGCGGGAGGTGGGGCAGCGCCCGGGTGACGTAGCCCGAGGACAGGTCCAGCAGCGGTCGCTCGGTCAGCCCCTCCTCGAGCGGGGGCACGACCGCCCCGAGGTCACGGGCGTCGAGGTGCCGGAGGATCTTGCACACCAGGCGGGAGGACAGGTCGGCCCGCAGCGTCCAGGAGGCGTTGGTGTAGCCGACGCAGATCGCGAAGTTGGGCAGACCCGTGATCATCGCCCCGCGCCACACGAACTGCTCGTTGAGCGTGACCGTCTCGCCGTCCACGCTGGGCCGCACGCCACCGAAGAGCTGCATCTGCAGACCGGTGGCGGTCACGACGACGTCGGCGGGCAGCTCGCGTCCGGACTCCAGGGTGACGGCGTCGGCGGTGAAGCCCGCGATGCGGTCGGTGACGATGTCGGCATCGCCCCGACGGATGGCCTTGAAGAGGTCGCCGCTGGGCACCAGGCACAGGCGCTGGTCCCACGGGTCGTACGGCGCGGTGAAGTCGGCCGGGTCGAAGCGCTCCGCGCCGACCCCCTTCTCGACCCCCTGGAGGAGCAGCTTCTTCGCCTGGGCCGGGAAGCGCTGGCAGAACTGGAACAGCGCCTGGGTCACCAGCACGTTCTTGGTACGGATGAGCCGGTGGGCGAGCGGTGCGGGCAGCCGCTCGCGCATGCTGTTGGCGAGCTTGTCCACGCGCGGGGCCACCGCGATCCACGACGGGGTGCGCTGGAGCATCGTCACGTGCTCGGCCTCGCCGGCCATCGACGGCACCAGCGTGACCGCCGTGGCCCCGCTGCCGATCACCACGACGCGCTTGCCGGCGTACTCCAGGTCCTCGGGCCAGAACTGCGGGTGCACGACCTGGCCGCCGAAGTCGGCGATGCCCGGGATGGTGGCGGCGTAGGGCTCGGCGTAGTCGTAGTAGCCCGAGCAGGCGTAGAGGAACGAGCAGGTGAGCGTGCTGGTGCCCGGGCTCGCCGGGTCGGTCGACTCCACCGTGACGGTCCAGCGCTGGTCGGCCGTCGACCAGTCGGCGGCCACGACGCGGCGCTGCAGACGGATGTGGCGGTCGATGCCGTGCTTGGTCGCCGTGTGCTCGATGTAGCGGCGGATCGCGGCGCCGTCGACGATGGACTCCTTCTCCCGCCACGGCTCGAACGGGTAGGCGAGGGTGAAGATGTCGGAGTCCGAGCGGATGCCGGGGTAGCGGAAGAGGTCCCAGGTGCCGCCCAGCGCGTCGCGCGACTCGAGGATCGCGTAGGTCTTGTCGAGGCACTCGGTCTGCAGGCGGTAGCCGGCGCCCACGCCCGAGAGCCCGCCCCCGACCACCAGGACGTCGAGGTGCTCGGTGGAGGTGGCCGTCGCGGGGGCGGTGTCTGCGCTCATCGCGCCAGGATAGGGCGGCGGTCCGAGCCCGCGGGAGCGAACGTGCGCGGGGTCACGCGGGGGTCGGGACCGGGAATGATTAGCAGGACTAATGAGTTATGCTATCAATATGTCACCCACCGCAGAGAAGGTCGCCCGCACCGACGCCGGGCTCGCCTCCTCCCTCCGCTTCTCGGTGAACCGCCTGTCCCGGCGCATGCGCACCGAGGATCTCGACGACACCGGGGTCAGTGTCGGCGGCCTCTCGGTGCTCGCCCGGCTCTTCCGCGACGGGCAGAGCAGCATCGGCCAGCTGGCGGCCGCGGAGCGCGTGCAGCCGCCCTCCATGACCCGCACGGTCTCCTGCCTGGAGGCGGAGGGGCTGGTCGAGCGGGCGCCCCACCCGACCGACGGTCGACAGGTGATCATCCGGTTGTCCGAGGCCGGCGAGGCGGTCCTGGTGGCCGAGCGCCGCCGACGCGACGCCTGGCTGATGCCCCGGCTGCGTGAGCTGACCCCCGACGAACGTGCCCTGCTGCGGCAGGCCGCCCCGATCCTGGAGAGACTGAGCAACAGTTGAGCCCCACCTTCCGCGCCCTCGCCCACCGCAACTACCGGCTGTACTGGTCCGGTGGCTTCGTGTCGAACATCGGCACGTGGATGCAGCGGGTGGCGCAGGACTGGCTGGTGCTGCTGCTGACCAACAACTCCGGCACGGCGCTGGGCATCACCACCGGGCTGCAGTTCCTGCCGATCCTGCTGCTCTCGCCGTGGGCCGGCGCGGTCGCCGACCGGCTGCCCAAGCAGCGCCTGCTGCAGGTCGCCCAGCTCATGATGGCCGCCCCCGCCCTCGCTCTCGGCCTCCTCGCGGTCACCGGGCTCGCCCAGCCGTGGCACGTCTACGTGATCGCGCTGCTCTTCGGCATCGGGACCGCCTTCGAGGCACCGGTCCGGCAGTCCTTCGTCTCCGAGCTGGTGAGCGCCGACGACCTGCCGAACGCGGTCGGTCTGAACTCGGTCTCCTTCAACCTCGGCCGCATCGTCGGGCCGGCGGTGGCGGGCCTCACCATCGCGCTCTTCGGCTCCGGCGTCGAGGCCACCGGCGTCGTCATCCTGATCAACGCGCTCAGCTACGGACCGGTGTTCTTCGCCCTCGGGCGCCTGCGGGACCTGCCGCACGACCCGGATGCCGACCGCAGCCGACGGCCCGGCATGGTGCTCGACGGGATGCGCTACGTCCGCAGCCGCCCCGACCTGCTGCTGGTGCTGGCCGTGATGGGCTTCGTCGGCACCTTCGGGCTCAACTTCCAGCTCACGTCCGCGCTGATGGCCACCGAGGTCTACGCCCAGGGGGCGGGGGAGTACGGCATCCTCGGCTCCACGATGGCGCTCGGCTCCATCGTCGGGTCGCTCCTGGCCGCGCGCCGCACCAGCACCCGGCTGCGGCTGGTCGTCGGCGCGGCCCTGGCCTTCGGGGTGGCCGAGATCGTCATCGCGACCATGCCGACGTACCTCACCTTCGTCGCGCTGACGCCGCTCATCGGCATCACCGCGATGACCACCATCACCGCCGCCAACACCACCATGCAGCTGACGGTGCCCGCCGAGCTGCGCGGGCGCGTCATGGCGCTCTACCTCATGGTCTTCATGGGCGGCACCCCGCTCGGCTCGCCGATCGTCGGCTGGGTCGGGGAGACCTTCGGGGCCCGCTGGTCGCTGGCCGGCGGTGGGGTGATGTCGATCCTCGGCACGCTGGGCTCGGTCGCGGTCTTCTGGCACTTGAGCCGCCGCCGCGAGCGGCGTACGGCGGACGCCGCCGGGGACAACCAGCGGGTCCCCGACCCGCTGGAGGCGGATCCCGCGACCCAGCCGGTTCCGTAGACTCCTCGGGTGAACCCCCGCTACCGACGCATGGTGATCCCGGGCGCGCTGATCCTGCTCATCGTGATCGTCGTGGTCTCCTCGGTGACCCGTGGGTGAGACGACCAGCGACCCGGCCGGTCCGTCCGACGGCTTCGCCGAGGTCGCGGCGCTGCTCGGCGACGACGCGCTGCTCGAGCGGGCGGTGGCGGCCGGACGCCGCCGTGGTGAGCAGAACCCGTGGCGCCGCCTCGAGGTGAGGTACGTCGACCTCAAGGGCGGGCGCCACCTCCAGGTCACCCGGCTCGACGCCACCCAGGCGTTCACCGAGAACCACCCGCTCGCGACCGTGCCGGACGTGGTGGCGGGGCTGGTCGCCGAGCCGTGGTCCAACTGGCACGTGTGGACGCCGACCGGCACCCTCCAGCTGCGCGTGACGAAGAAGGGGCGGCCCCTGCTGCACCGCGAGCGCGTCGACCCCGCGGGCACCTCCGCGTCGTCCGACACCCCCGCGGAGCCGCGCGCCCACGACCGGGCCAAGACCCGCCTGCTGCCCGAGGACGACCCGGTGCTGGCGGTGCTGGGCATCGCGGACGCCTTGGGGCGGGTCAAGCCCAGCCGGCAGGCGAAGTACCGCCAGGTGGAGGAGTTCCTGCGCCGTCTCGACGCCGCGCTCTCCGACGCCTTCGACGCCGGGGCCCTGTCCCGGCCGACCGCGGAGGCGCCCCTGACGGTCGTCGACCTGGGCTGCGGCAACGCCTACCTGACGTTCGCCGCCCACCGCTACCTCAGCGCCGTACGCGGGCTGCCGGTGCGGCTGGTCGGGGTGGACGTCAAGGAGCAGTCGCTGCGCCACAACACCGCGCTGGCCCACGAGCTCGGCGTGGCCGACGAGGTCTCCTTCGTCCAGGGCGCGATCGGCGACGTCGCGCTGCCCGCGGCCACCGGTGACGTCGGGGTGGTGCTCGCGCTCCACGCGTGCGACACCGCGACCGACGACGCCCTGGCCCAGGCCCTGTCCTGGCGGGCGCCGCTCGTGCTGGCCGCACCCTGCTGCCACCACGACGTGGCCGCGCAGCTGCGGGTGTCGTCCCGCGCCGGGTCGGTGCCGGCTACCTACGCCCCGCTCGTGCGCGACGGGATCCTGCGCGAGCGCTTCGCCGACACCCTCACCGACGCCGTCCGGGCGGCCGAGCTGCGCCAGCGCGGCTACCGCGTGGACGTGGTGGAGTTCGTCGAGAGTCGGCACACGCCGCGCAACACGATGATCCAGGCCGTGCGCACGGGAGCGACGGCCGACGCCGGGGCGGGCGCCGAGCTCGAGAGGCTGCGCGCCGACTGGGCGCTGCGGCCGCGGCTCTCCGAGCTGCTGGCATGAGCCGGAGCGCTCCGAGGCGTCGGTCGACCCGCGGCCGTCGGATCTCGGGCCGGGCGACGCCAGGCCGGGCGACGCAAGGCCGGGCGACCCGGGGGCGGCGAGCCCTGGCCGTGACCGCGGCGACCGCTGCCCTCGTGGCCGGCGTCGGAGCGCTGGGTGTCACGACGCACGCGCCGCCGGCCGCTGCGTCGACCGGGGCCCGCGAGGAGCTGCGCTTCCTCGACCCGGCCATCGACGAGTCCAGCGGCCTCGTCGTCCAGGGCGACGACGTGCTCACCGTCAACGACTCGGGCGACGGGCCCGTGGTCTACGTCGTCGACGCCGGCACCGGCGAGACCGTCGGGCGCACGACGTACACCTCCGACGAGGTCGTCGACGTCGAGGCGCTGGCGCGCGGGCGCGACGGCAGCGTGTGGGTGGGCGACATCGGCGACAACGACGCGGTGCGGCCGTTCGTCAGCCTCTACCGCCTGCCCGCGGTGACCCGCGGGGACCGCACGGTCACCGCCCAGCGCTTCGACCTCGTCCACCCCGGCGGGCCGCGCGACGCGGAGACCCTGCTGGTGCAGCCGAGCACCGGGCGCGTCTTCGTGGTGACCAAGGGCGTCTTCGGTGGTCAGGTGATGGCCGCGCCCGATCCGCTGCGCGCCGGTCAGCCCAACCGGCTGCGGCCGGTCGGACGCGTCGGCGGCCTGGTCACCGACGGCACCTTCCTGCCGGGAGGGGCGGTGGTGCTGCGCGACTACGGCGACGGCTTCGTCGTCGACCCGCGGACCTGGCGCGGGGTGGGCGCCTTCCCGATGCCCTTGCAGGAGCAGGCGGAGGCCGTCGCGCCGTGGCCCGGGGGCCGGGTCCTGGTCTCGTCGGAGGGCGACGAGCAGCCGCTGCTGTCCGTCCCGGTGCCGCAGCAGTTCCTCGACGAGGCCACCCGGGAGGGCGACGGCGCGGGCGGCTCGGAGGCTCGAGGTCAGGGGCGCGACGGGCCATCGACGCGCACGGACGACGACGAGCCGGCGCAGTCGGTCATC
This DNA window, taken from Nocardioides sp. HDW12B, encodes the following:
- a CDS encoding NCS2 family permease yields the protein MDQFFKISARGSTVGQEVRGGVVTFFTMAYIIVLNPLIIGTQTDGAGKFLGGGDAPNIPLVALGTAVVAGLMTILMGVVARYPLALATGLGLNAFVTFSIAKAYTWTEAMTFVFLEGVIILVLVLTGFRVAVFKAVPTSLKTAISVGIGLFIALIGLVDAGFVRRTAVGPVPVELGVGGVLDGWPTLVFVVGLVLVVALHVRQVKGAILIAIAATTALAIAIESAFDIGPSFVSPEETNPKGWQLNVPSVPGDVANVPGLSDLKDLWGLAIFDDIGGLGDALGSYDAAAFIGIALLIFTLLLADFFDTMGTMTAIGAEAGLLDEQGTPPRAQQILIVDSIAAAAGGAAGVSSNTSYIESATGVGEGARTGLASVVTGVMFLLATVFTPLVAVIPYEAATPALVLVGFLMMTQVRHIDWDDVEVALPAFLTIVLMPFTYNITVGIGAGFIAYVLIKVVRGKVGQVHALMWVVSALFVVYFAIEPLRQALGVS
- a CDS encoding NAD(P)/FAD-dependent oxidoreductase encodes the protein MSADTAPATATSTEHLDVLVVGGGLSGVGAGYRLQTECLDKTYAILESRDALGGTWDLFRYPGIRSDSDIFTLAYPFEPWREKESIVDGAAIRRYIEHTATKHGIDRHIRLQRRVVAADWSTADQRWTVTVESTDPASPGTSTLTCSFLYACSGYYDYAEPYAATIPGIADFGGQVVHPQFWPEDLEYAGKRVVVIGSGATAVTLVPSMAGEAEHVTMLQRTPSWIAVAPRVDKLANSMRERLPAPLAHRLIRTKNVLVTQALFQFCQRFPAQAKKLLLQGVEKGVGAERFDPADFTAPYDPWDQRLCLVPSGDLFKAIRRGDADIVTDRIAGFTADAVTLESGRELPADVVVTATGLQMQLFGGVRPSVDGETVTLNEQFVWRGAMITGLPNFAICVGYTNASWTLRADLSSRLVCKILRHLDARDLGAVVPPLEEGLTERPLLDLSSGYVTRALPHLPRQGDSGVWRVRQNYVVDAATTLRTDLDATLEAIPHTAARSTRTTTVPA
- a CDS encoding MarR family transcriptional regulator → MSPTAEKVARTDAGLASSLRFSVNRLSRRMRTEDLDDTGVSVGGLSVLARLFRDGQSSIGQLAAAERVQPPSMTRTVSCLEAEGLVERAPHPTDGRQVIIRLSEAGEAVLVAERRRRDAWLMPRLRELTPDERALLRQAAPILERLSNS
- a CDS encoding MFS transporter, producing MSPTFRALAHRNYRLYWSGGFVSNIGTWMQRVAQDWLVLLLTNNSGTALGITTGLQFLPILLLSPWAGAVADRLPKQRLLQVAQLMMAAPALALGLLAVTGLAQPWHVYVIALLFGIGTAFEAPVRQSFVSELVSADDLPNAVGLNSVSFNLGRIVGPAVAGLTIALFGSGVEATGVVILINALSYGPVFFALGRLRDLPHDPDADRSRRPGMVLDGMRYVRSRPDLLLVLAVMGFVGTFGLNFQLTSALMATEVYAQGAGEYGILGSTMALGSIVGSLLAARRTSTRLRLVVGAALAFGVAEIVIATMPTYLTFVALTPLIGITAMTTITAANTTMQLTVPAELRGRVMALYLMVFMGGTPLGSPIVGWVGETFGARWSLAGGGVMSILGTLGSVAVFWHLSRRRERRTADAAGDNQRVPDPLEADPATQPVP
- a CDS encoding SAM-dependent methyltransferase, with translation MGETTSDPAGPSDGFAEVAALLGDDALLERAVAAGRRRGEQNPWRRLEVRYVDLKGGRHLQVTRLDATQAFTENHPLATVPDVVAGLVAEPWSNWHVWTPTGTLQLRVTKKGRPLLHRERVDPAGTSASSDTPAEPRAHDRAKTRLLPEDDPVLAVLGIADALGRVKPSRQAKYRQVEEFLRRLDAALSDAFDAGALSRPTAEAPLTVVDLGCGNAYLTFAAHRYLSAVRGLPVRLVGVDVKEQSLRHNTALAHELGVADEVSFVQGAIGDVALPAATGDVGVVLALHACDTATDDALAQALSWRAPLVLAAPCCHHDVAAQLRVSSRAGSVPATYAPLVRDGILRERFADTLTDAVRAAELRQRGYRVDVVEFVESRHTPRNTMIQAVRTGATADAGAGAELERLRADWALRPRLSELLA